NNNNNNNNNNNNNNNNNNNNNNNNNNNNNNNNNNNNNNNNNNNNNNNNNNNNNNNNNNNNNNNNNNNNNNNNNNNNNNNNNNNNNNNNNNNNNNNNNNNNNNNNNNNNNNNNNNNNNNNNNNNNNNNNNNNNNNNNNNNNNNNNNNNNNNNNNNNNNNNNNNNNNNNNNNNNNNNNNNNNNNNNNNNNNNNNNNNNNNNNNNNNNNNNNNNNNNNNNNNNNNNNNNNNNNNNNNNNNNNNNNNNNNNNNNNNNNNNNNNNNNNNNNNNNNNNNNNNNNNNNNNNNNNNNNNNNNNNNNNNNNNNNNNNNNNNNNNNNNNNNNNNNNNNNNNNNNNNNNNNNNNNNNNNNNNNNNNNNNNNNNNNNNNNNNNNNNNNNNNNNNNNNNNNNNNNNNNNNNNNNNNNNNNNNNNNNNNNNNNNNNNNNNNNNNNNNNNNNNNNNNNNNNNNNNNNNNNNNNNNNNNNNNNNNNNNNNNNNNNNNNNNNNNNNNNNNNNNNNNNNNNNNNNNNNNNNNNNNNNNNNNNNNNNNNNNNNNNNNNNNNNNNNNNNNNNNNNNNNNNNNNNNNNNNNNNNNNNNNNNNNNNNNNNNNNNNNNNNNNNNNNNNNNNNNNNNNNNNNNNNNNNNNNNNNNNNNNNNNNNNNNNNNNNNNNNNNNNNNNNNNNNNNNNNNNNNNNNNNNNNNNNNNNNNNNNNNNNNNNNNNNNNNNNNNNNNNNNNNNNNNNNNNNNNNNNNNNNNNNNNNNNNNNNNNNNNNNNNNNNNNNNNNNNNNNNNNNNNNNNNNNNNNNNNNNNNNNNNNNNNNNNNNNNNNNNNNNNNNNNNNNNNNNNNNNNNNNNNNNNNNNNNNNNNNNNNNNNNNNNNNNNNNNNNNNNNNNNNNNNNNNNNNNNNNNNNNNNNNNNNNNNNNNNNNNNNNNNNNNNNNNNNNNNNNNNNNNNNNNNNNNNNNNNNNNNNNNNNNNNNNNNNNNNNNNNNNNNNNNNNNNNNNNNNNNNNNtatatatatatatatattattatcgaTAAGattaataagatattttatattttatgaaactaaaattgcggttttatgtttaaataattgGAAAATTAATACgtacttaaattattattgaatttattgaataatataagACTGTATAAACAACATAATTAACCATAAAATTACTCAAATGAGTTGTTCACATATCTTCTTTACATCTTTGATGGAAAGTTGAATGTTAGTTTTAACTTCCTTTCAAATGCTTAATCAAACTTTAGTGTTCTGCTTACAAAATATTCTACACTAACAATGAACATTATTTTGACTGTACTTCTGTCGTCTTCTCTCACCTTCCACTTCTGCTTGAAAAtgctaaaaaaattgttttaatatatcttttttaaatcGTGCATTCATAATGGTcaataagtttattattttttataattattaatttaaaaaatacattaaaaaactttttaatatatattgagtGTTGATAGTCCACGTTCTATTGATTCTAATAGGCTTTATGGTTTTCTCCCATTTTTTAAGAAGGTTTTAGATTAGAAGAAGGGTaggtttttaagaaaaaaaaaaaaaactttgttttatccTTTCATCTAACCcctttattttgaaatgattttgaCTAGAAAGTGATATATTTCCAATAGCATCTACAAAACCTATCACCctttttcatgaattttaagatatgttaaaaaaaatttaatcaaaccTTAAAACTCTATGTTTAGTTCTACCTATACAGATAAACTTAAAGATATCCTTTGGTCTATTTGAATACAAGAAtctcaaattttgtttctctttataAATTCATTGAATAGGAAATATAACACCATGCTAATGTTGACCAACTTTCTATATTAAGTTTATGTAGGGATGATAAGGTAgtgaatatatgtaatttttttacgtatgagatttaaaaatgataaaaaaaatatatcacattaaagaaaaattatatcatcAAATATCAGAagatatatatcttttttttttcttatccaatctaaaaaaaatatagagttataataattacataaatactaaaatagaatattgaataacaattttgtaaatataaaataattatagaaaaaataaataattgtaaaaaaaaaataaacatgcatatgCATAATGAAAAATTTACGATAACTACAAATCGATGAATACcgaacaaattaaattattgagaAAGGTAGTAACCATGTAGCATAGAAGGCTTATTTAagttaaactaaataattaaaaaaaaaaaaagaaagaagataaacaTATTaagttgtaaaataaattaagattttacACATAATGAACTATTTCCacgtaataaaatataaataataaaagagaacaaaatgATATGATAATTGTCCATACATgatataattcaataaaattttaatttttgttttttaaatataatatatcatctcaacaaaataaattataatcgagattgtgattaaaaaaatatttaaattttgagtgaaaagaataaaataattgagaagaaatagaaaattaaataacaaaaagaaaacagacTCTTCAGAtcaaacataaacaaagaaaaaaaaataataagaataattttttaaattattgaatacattagttttgttttaataatttaaaataaaaacaaaaatacttaaattcacttaaaaaattagccaatcaaaatatttaatttaaaagatataaaattctCGAACAGTCTTATATTAtctctaattttattatataataatttttatattttttctgttgtttagttttttatataatagttttcATAACCCTATTTAATGAAGGTAGtcatataatttagaaaagaaaaatattttgtaagtgACATTAATTTAACAGAAAGAATTGGAAAATGGGAAGAGAAGAGAGGAAGGAGGAATCCTACCTTAGATATTACGTGGGACACAAGGGAAAGTTCGGCCACGAGTTTCTTGAATTCGAGTTCAGACCCGACGGCAAGCTCCGTTACGCCAACAATTCCAACTACAAAAACGACATCCTGATCCGCAAGGAGGTGTACCTCACTCCCGTCGTTTTACGTGAGTGCCGCCGTATAATCGCGGAGAGCGAAATCATGAAGGAGGACGACAACACCTGGCCGGAACCCGATCGGGTGGGGCGGCAGGAGTTGGAGATTGTCATGGGAAACGACCACATTTCCTTCACAACTTCCAAGATTGGGTCTCTTGTCGACGTTCAATCAAGTGCCAATCCGGAAGGCCTTTGAATCTTTTACTTTCTTGTTCAGGTCATTTTCATATCATTCTGTTGCTGTTGGGGTTTTAGTTCAGTTTCTCaaattgaataatgaaaattaaaacagCTTAAAAACCGAATAGAAATATCAGCCTTTGACGAGGGTCTATGAAAATTGGAAAGATAGTTTTATTAGGTCCATGAATAATGcctttggtttatttttttatatttactgtTTGTAGGATTTGAACTGTTTTGTCTGCTTTCTCATTTCTCTTCACTTCACTTTAAGATCAAACCTATATAAGGATAAAGGAAGATGGAGTACTTGTGTCACAACCTCATAAACAGACTTATAATCATGAATATGATTTGCTTCTTATTCGTGGTtatattaattgtatattttggattaatgcgtacttttttttatcaggaTTTAATGAcatggaaaaaatatttttgtattttggggTCGAAATTTACATATTCTtgaataagattttaaaataaattttaactaaagtccatttttataattttttttatttatattttagtataagtaatatatatactaaaatatatcatGCTAACTGTGGCCGTTATCTCTAAAAAAATCTGTCCATTACCCGTTCTTTTGGATCAGTTTCTAAAAgttagataaaacaaaaatcgaaaacttattataaaattattttttgtaaaaaattatttaatgttttttatttttttttttaaattgattttttagttttgaaaataaaatttataagagaatatttttgtttaataaaatctgatataattgttaaaatataacaattgaaaaaaaaatatttaatatatatatatatatatatattaacttagtcttatttttaataaatatgtatttttatttttatttttattttctaatgctcGTGTCCATCTCCAATATGGGGTATGGAACTTAGAAAACGTGGTAGATGATCGTTTCAACAAAAAAGAGAAGTACGTGTATGTTAATATAATACTCCTCTTTTATAGTTGAAGTGTATCAGCAATTTACATAAGAAAAAAACCCATGatttgttgattttaatttaaccattttaGGGATATAaggaatttgaaaattaattaaatttgagaagtaatattatataatagttaaaagCAAAGACGGAAGTTGTGAGTGAGTGGAATTTGTAAGGATGGGTGTGTTCATCCACCTCTGCCAGACTCATCAATGCTTTGGAATGAAATATCGTTTGCTTGAAGGACCCATCTTCTTATCATAATCTGTGACGTCTATGTTTGGgccagaaaacaaaaataaaggaaTAAGAATACTCATAAATGATGCTGTTGAGAAAGAGATTCCACAAAATCATGAGCAGTGCATGTAATTTGTACAAAAGTGTTGGTTTTGTGACACCCGGACACTGACGAGGTTGGaaagtgatcgccggtgcaagaggcatggtgcaggggacATAGACAAGAAGCGACTCTTGGCAGACTTTTAGTGaaagggacacatggacgaatcgaacatacatcgGAATGAGAGGAAcctggagattgtataggtatgagactatacagttgaaggatagcttaaaggaattgatttggctact
Above is a genomic segment from Vigna radiata var. radiata cultivar VC1973A chromosome 10, Vradiata_ver6, whole genome shotgun sequence containing:
- the LOC106775568 gene encoding protein mago nashi homolog 2, producing MGREERKEESYLRYYVGHKGKFGHEFLEFEFRPDGKLRYANNSNYKNDILIRKEVYLTPVVLRECRRIIAESEIMKEDDNTWPEPDRVGRQELEIVMGNDHISFTTSKIGSLVDVQSSANPEGL